A portion of the Sphingobacterium spiritivorum genome contains these proteins:
- a CDS encoding FecR family protein codes for MSIEQFKQKLQHYLQGRLSENEQDEIDRWYDSISEDKVNPFQNQIHKQQIQQEILTVVQAHIYTEKTPVPILKQRWLVAAASVLLVCAISFFFMYSSDKGLFGLFSNHGKARYTELTTEIGDVRQFILPDSSSIWLSGNTRLRYDKDNYSSNRKVYLDRGEVFFNVHRDTLHPFVIESGDLDIKVLGTSFNVNHAGDSHRIAVDVKSGKVSVTQRKNNIAQVLVKGESLRYDPLVDGFTLLSNNPHHTDLWTSGGIFLHQATFSDLQDLVYNRYGIHLHSEKNDTDSSQYAILMPQVKSVDHLLDMICSIHQIKYRREKNEIILY; via the coding sequence GTGAGTATAGAACAGTTCAAACAAAAGCTTCAACATTATCTTCAGGGAAGACTATCCGAAAACGAGCAGGATGAAATAGATCGCTGGTATGATTCGATCTCAGAAGATAAGGTAAACCCCTTTCAAAATCAGATACATAAACAGCAGATACAACAGGAAATTTTGACGGTTGTGCAGGCACATATTTATACTGAAAAAACTCCCGTTCCGATTCTCAAACAGCGCTGGCTGGTCGCTGCAGCTTCCGTTCTTTTGGTATGTGCTATCAGTTTTTTCTTTATGTATTCCTCAGACAAAGGATTATTTGGGCTTTTCTCTAATCATGGAAAAGCAAGATATACTGAACTGACAACAGAAATAGGGGATGTAAGACAATTTATATTGCCAGATAGTTCTTCCATATGGCTTAGCGGGAATACACGTTTGCGATATGATAAAGATAATTACAGCAGCAACCGGAAAGTTTATCTGGATCGGGGGGAAGTATTCTTTAATGTCCATCGGGATACCTTACATCCGTTTGTAATCGAATCCGGAGATCTGGATATTAAGGTGCTGGGGACTTCCTTTAATGTCAATCATGCCGGAGATTCTCATCGTATAGCTGTGGATGTAAAAAGTGGAAAAGTAAGTGTCACGCAACGAAAGAATAATATTGCTCAGGTACTCGTAAAAGGTGAAAGTCTGCGTTATGACCCTTTGGTGGACGGATTTACGCTGCTTAGCAACAACCCGCATCATACAGATCTTTGGACAAGCGGAGGTATTTTTCTTCATCAGGCTACTTTCTCAGATCTACAGGATCTTGTGTACAATCGTTACGGTATACATCTGCACAGTGAAAAAAATGATACAGACAGTTCTCAATATGCTATTCTGATGCCACAGGTTAAATCTGTAGATCATCTGCTGGATATGATATGCAGCATTCACCAAATAAAATACAGGAGGGAGAAAAATGAAATAATACTCTACTAA
- a CDS encoding thiolase family protein yields the protein MNKKVFIVAAKRTAIGSFGGALSTLSATELGAKAVSAVLDQSGIAAEHVDELLMGCVLQANLGQAPARQVAKISGLPDQVTATTINKVCASGMKAVSLAAQSILLGDADVVLAGGMESMSQTPYYVPAARWGAKYGSQSLTDGVQKDGLSDAYTQDAMGVFGELCAEKYAIGREDQDTYAIGSYQRSREAWETGKFTKEVVPVVISTRKGEQIVAQDEEFSQVNFDKIPSLKPAFKKDGTITAANASTISDGAAALLLVSEEKVKEWGLSPLAEIVAYADAEQAPEWFTTTPRIATEKVLKKAGLSLSDIDYFEFNEAFSVVALANAQLLNIPADKVNVYGGAVSLGHPLGCSGARILVTLTSVLQQEQGQYGLAAICNGGGGASAVIIRRV from the coding sequence ATGAATAAAAAAGTATTTATAGTCGCTGCCAAGCGTACAGCTATCGGTAGTTTCGGAGGAGCACTTTCTACACTCTCTGCTACTGAACTAGGTGCTAAAGCTGTTTCTGCCGTTTTGGATCAGTCCGGTATTGCTGCAGAGCATGTAGATGAATTGCTGATGGGCTGTGTCCTGCAGGCTAATCTTGGGCAGGCTCCTGCACGTCAGGTGGCGAAGATCTCGGGTTTGCCTGATCAGGTAACCGCAACCACAATCAATAAAGTATGTGCCAGCGGGATGAAAGCGGTATCTCTTGCTGCACAATCCATCTTATTGGGAGATGCTGATGTGGTGCTGGCAGGAGGGATGGAAAGTATGAGTCAGACACCTTATTATGTACCTGCAGCCCGATGGGGTGCAAAATACGGAAGCCAAAGCTTGACAGATGGGGTGCAAAAAGATGGATTAAGCGATGCATACACGCAGGATGCTATGGGTGTCTTCGGGGAATTATGTGCAGAGAAATATGCTATCGGACGCGAAGATCAGGATACATATGCTATAGGCTCTTATCAGCGTAGTCGTGAAGCCTGGGAAACAGGCAAATTCACAAAAGAAGTTGTGCCTGTCGTGATCAGTACACGAAAAGGAGAGCAGATTGTCGCACAGGATGAAGAGTTTTCGCAGGTCAATTTTGATAAGATTCCTTCCTTGAAACCTGCATTCAAAAAAGACGGAACAATCACAGCAGCCAATGCCTCTACTATCAGTGACGGTGCCGCAGCTTTATTACTTGTAAGTGAGGAAAAAGTAAAGGAATGGGGATTAAGTCCACTGGCAGAGATTGTTGCTTATGCAGATGCCGAACAGGCTCCGGAATGGTTTACAACAACACCACGTATTGCAACAGAAAAGGTGTTGAAAAAGGCTGGTCTTTCACTATCCGATATTGACTACTTTGAGTTTAATGAAGCTTTTTCTGTAGTGGCATTAGCAAATGCACAGCTCTTAAATATTCCGGCTGATAAAGTGAATGTGTACGGAGGTGCGGTATCATTAGGACATCCGCTGGGATGTTCAGGTGCACGTATCCTGGTCACGTTAACCAGTGTATTGCAGCAGGAACAGGGGCAATACGGACTGGCAGCAATCTGTAACGGCGGTGGAGGAGCATCTGCAGTAATTATCAGAAGAGTTTAA
- a CDS encoding RNA polymerase sigma factor, translating into MTTTRLRIESSFLARFKEGDTEAFTYFFNTYWEELYTVAYRHVQDEGLSKDVVQEVFIHIWERKHLINTEHGSLKPYLFKAVKNKVLNHYASEKVRRQVLDQVMLRMESMAHEEQYNPDTYRKLEKIVDEAVATLPPLVQTVYLMKNDNYSIKQIAQTLNIAEQTVKNYLTDARKKLQQDLTQRFADHDLILMFLISSSVVYNYLT; encoded by the coding sequence GTGACCACGACCAGATTAAGAATAGAATCCTCATTCCTTGCCCGCTTTAAGGAGGGTGACACGGAAGCATTTACTTATTTTTTTAATACCTACTGGGAAGAACTGTATACGGTAGCGTACAGACATGTGCAGGATGAGGGGTTATCAAAAGATGTTGTGCAGGAAGTATTTATTCATATATGGGAACGTAAGCATTTGATTAATACGGAACACGGATCTCTAAAGCCCTACCTCTTTAAAGCCGTGAAAAATAAAGTTCTTAATCATTATGCTTCGGAAAAAGTACGTAGGCAGGTGCTGGATCAGGTTATGTTGCGAATGGAGTCTATGGCGCATGAAGAACAATATAACCCGGATACATATAGAAAACTGGAAAAAATTGTAGATGAAGCTGTTGCTACACTTCCTCCCTTAGTACAGACGGTATACCTGATGAAAAATGATAATTATTCTATTAAACAGATAGCACAGACATTAAATATTGCGGAGCAAACAGTTAAAAACTACCTTACTGATGCCCGGAAAAAACTGCAGCAGGATCTGACACAACGTTTTGCGGATCATGATCTGATCCTGATGTTCCTGATAAGCTCCAGTGTAGTTTATAATTATTTAACCTAA